In Desulfuromonas acetexigens, the following proteins share a genomic window:
- a CDS encoding calcium/sodium antiporter has translation MILPAIAIVFGLILLVWSADRFVEGAACVARHYGMPPLLIGMVIVGFGTSAPEMVVSAISAAQGNPGIALGNAYGSNITNIALILGVTALISPIAVHSQVLHKELPILAGMTVLAAWQLWDGSITRFDAVVLLLVFAGLMGWTIWQGLRKRVDRLGSEIEEELSTHPMPINRAFFWLAAGLLLLIASSRMLVWGSVEIAHLLGVSDLIIGLTIVAVGTSLPELASSVIAARKGEHDIALGNIIGSNLFNTLAVVGIAGAIHPLTVGPEVFSRDLMVMGGVTISLFLMGWGFRGPGRINRWEGGTLLCVYLGYNAYLASEVFLK, from the coding sequence ATGATCCTTCCTGCTATCGCTATCGTCTTCGGCCTCATCTTGCTGGTGTGGAGCGCGGACCGCTTCGTCGAAGGTGCGGCTTGCGTTGCCCGTCATTACGGCATGCCGCCGTTGCTCATCGGTATGGTCATCGTCGGCTTCGGCACCTCGGCGCCGGAAATGGTGGTTTCGGCGATTTCCGCCGCTCAGGGCAACCCTGGGATCGCTCTCGGCAACGCCTACGGCTCGAATATCACCAATATCGCCCTGATTCTTGGGGTGACGGCATTGATCAGTCCCATCGCGGTCCATTCCCAAGTGCTGCATAAAGAGCTGCCGATACTTGCCGGAATGACCGTTCTCGCGGCTTGGCAGTTGTGGGACGGGTCGATCACCCGGTTCGATGCGGTGGTCTTGTTGCTGGTTTTCGCCGGTTTGATGGGCTGGACGATTTGGCAAGGTTTGCGGAAGCGGGTCGATCGTCTGGGGTCGGAGATCGAAGAGGAACTTTCCACCCACCCCATGCCGATCAATCGGGCTTTTTTCTGGCTGGCGGCTGGTCTTTTGCTGCTGATCGCCAGTTCCCGCATGCTGGTTTGGGGATCTGTGGAAATCGCTCATCTTCTGGGGGTGAGTGATCTGATTATCGGGCTGACCATCGTTGCGGTCGGAACCTCCCTGCCCGAGTTGGCGTCATCGGTGATCGCCGCGCGCAAAGGGGAACACGATATCGCTCTCGGCAACATCATCGGCTCCAACCTCTTCAATACCCTGGCTGTGGTCGGTATCGCCGGCGCCATCCACCCCTTGACTGTCGGTCCGGAAGTTTTTTCCCGGGACCTGATGGTCATGGGCGGCGTGACGATTTCACTTTTTCTGATGGGTTGGGGATTTCGCGGACCCGGACGGATCAACCGCTGGGAGGGAGGGACGTTGCTCTGTGTTTACCTGGGCTACAACGCCTATCTGGCGAGCGAGGTCTTTCTCAAGTAG
- a CDS encoding diguanylate cyclase domain-containing protein codes for MKLLGSVRHKIWFCVNIALLGFLVATGFALYSNHRLKDHLTHVRDLDFHLAMRSAELLTLFETQQDLYEESFLFGLPESVNKANGLTQRILAMMETLSHLSHDSDRLHSKRNENLHEVKDDYQNYAQRAVQIYLPLAEGEDAGEKVAELQQLATEQQNLDKQLRYFAEFYRNTFDGHVSSLITLAGQNSYWLTIFFLALLTLITLVVNIASTRMLISPLRHIKDAVRAFGRGRREFPQLETMDPHDDIGELGIAFLNMASELEATTVSKAYVDSILYNMNDSLIVTSNQFLIRGVNQATCEMLDYRENELIGQNIALILKDFSPGEPDPELIDDLNLLPHLCSNAEKVLLAKDGREIPVLLSTGWLKEGESAAEGLVYVAKDITERKMAEQKLEQLAQYDFLTGLPNRLVFNDRLRQSMQLAQREGRQLGLMFIDLDRFKSVNDTLGHAAGDTLLKTLSHRLGTCVRGNDTIARLGGDEFAVILENIATHQDAANTARRLLTAGVEPVIHEESEIFTSLSIGIALYPMDAGNTQELLKNADIAMYQAKQAGGNDYRFYSGESDEEPEDNDETIRMNAR; via the coding sequence TTGAAACTCCTCGGTTCCGTTCGCCATAAAATCTGGTTCTGTGTCAATATCGCCCTGCTCGGGTTTCTGGTGGCGACCGGTTTTGCTCTTTACAGCAATCACCGACTCAAGGATCACCTCACCCATGTGCGCGATCTTGACTTCCATCTGGCGATGCGCTCGGCAGAACTGCTGACGCTCTTCGAAACCCAGCAGGATCTCTACGAAGAGAGTTTCCTTTTTGGCCTGCCTGAGTCGGTAAATAAAGCCAACGGCCTGACTCAGCGCATCCTGGCGATGATGGAGACCCTGTCACACCTCTCCCACGACAGCGACCGACTCCATTCCAAACGCAATGAAAATCTCCATGAAGTCAAAGACGACTATCAGAACTATGCCCAGCGTGCCGTTCAAATCTACCTGCCCCTAGCCGAAGGGGAGGACGCCGGGGAGAAGGTCGCGGAACTGCAACAACTGGCGACGGAACAGCAAAATCTGGACAAACAGTTGCGCTACTTCGCCGAATTTTACCGCAACACCTTTGATGGCCATGTCAGCTCACTGATCACCCTGGCTGGACAGAACAGCTATTGGCTGACGATCTTTTTCCTCGCCCTGCTGACCTTGATCACCCTAGTCGTCAATATCGCCTCGACGCGCATGCTCATCTCGCCCTTGCGCCATATCAAGGATGCAGTCCGGGCTTTTGGCCGGGGACGCCGGGAATTTCCGCAACTGGAAACCATGGATCCCCACGACGATATCGGCGAACTGGGGATTGCCTTTCTGAATATGGCGTCGGAACTGGAAGCCACCACCGTCTCCAAGGCCTATGTCGATTCGATTCTGTACAACATGAACGACAGCCTGATCGTCACCTCCAACCAGTTCCTGATTCGCGGCGTCAACCAGGCCACTTGCGAAATGCTCGACTACCGGGAAAATGAATTGATCGGACAGAATATCGCGCTGATTCTCAAGGATTTTTCTCCGGGCGAACCCGACCCCGAGTTGATCGATGATCTCAACCTGCTGCCACACCTGTGCAGCAACGCCGAGAAAGTTCTCCTGGCGAAAGACGGCAGGGAGATCCCCGTGCTTCTATCTACGGGCTGGCTCAAAGAAGGGGAAAGTGCGGCCGAGGGGCTGGTCTATGTCGCCAAGGACATCACCGAGAGGAAGATGGCGGAACAGAAACTGGAACAGCTGGCCCAGTACGATTTTCTCACCGGATTGCCGAACCGGCTGGTCTTCAACGACCGCCTGCGCCAGTCGATGCAACTGGCCCAGCGCGAAGGCCGGCAGCTGGGCTTGATGTTCATCGACCTCGACCGTTTCAAGAGCGTCAACGACACCCTGGGACACGCCGCCGGCGACACCCTGCTCAAGACCCTCTCCCACCGTCTCGGCACCTGCGTCCGCGGGAACGACACCATCGCCCGCCTCGGCGGCGACGAATTCGCCGTGATCCTGGAGAACATCGCCACCCATCAGGATGCCGCCAACACCGCCCGTCGCCTCCTGACCGCTGGCGTTGAACCGGTCATCCACGAAGAGAGCGAGATCTTCACCTCCCTCAGCATCGGCATCGCCCTCTACCCGATGGATGCCGGCAACACTCAAGAACTGCTGAAAAACGCCGACATCGCCATGTACCAGGCAAAACAGGCGGGCGGAAACGACTACCGCTTTTACTCGGGCGAAAGCGATGAAGAGCCCGAAGATAACGACGAAACGATTCGCATGAATGCCCGCTGA